The following proteins come from a genomic window of Lolium rigidum isolate FL_2022 chromosome 5, APGP_CSIRO_Lrig_0.1, whole genome shotgun sequence:
- the LOC124656648 gene encoding sugar transport protein MST6-like codes for MAGGSAAGSAADGRRQDYPGRLTLFVFMACLVAATGGLIFGYDIGISGGVTSMDPFLSKFFPSVYRKQQQADDSNQYCKFDSQLLTMFTSSLYLAALVASLVAASVTRVAGRKWSMFIGGVTFLAGCALSGAAQNVAMLILGRVLLGVGVGFANQSVPVYLSEMAPARMRGMLNNGFQLMITLGILAANLINYGTDKISGGWGWRVSLALAAVPAAIITIGSLFLPDTPNSLLERGKPDEARRMLQRVRGTDDVDTEYHDLAAASEASSAVERPWRDILRRKYRPQLVMAVAIPLLQQLTGINVIMFYAPVLFKTLGFGGSASLMSAVITGVVNLAATLVSVFTVDRLGRRVLFLQGGAQMFASQVIVGALIGAKLGWSGVAEIPSGYAAAVVVMMCVYVAGFAWSWGPLGWLVPSEVMPLEVRPAGQSITVAANMLMTFIVAQAFLPMLCRLKFVLFFFFAAWVAAMTLFVALFVPETKGVPIEDMADVWKAHWYWRRFVTDDDGASRRVDLEMGNTVAKN; via the coding sequence ATGGCGGGCGGGTCGGCGGCGGGGAGCGCGGCCGATGGGCGGAGGCAGGACTACCCCGGCCGGCTGACCCTGTTCGTGTTCATGGCGTGCCTCGTCGCGGCCACCGGAGGTCTCATCTTCGGCTACGACATCGGCATCTCCGGCGGGGTGACGTCCATGGACCCGTTCCTCAGCAAGTTCTTCCCGTCGGTGTACCGGAAGCAGCAGCAAGCCGACGACAGCAACCAGTACTGCAAGTTCGACAGCCAGCTGCTCACCATGTTCACCTCCTCGCTCTACCTCGCCGCGCTCGTCGCCTCGCTCGTCGCCGCCTCCGTCACCCGCGTCGCCGGCCGCAAGTGGTCCATGTTCATCGGCGGGGTCACCTTCCTCGCCGGCTGCGCGCTCAGCGGAGCCGCCCAGAACGTGGCCATGCTCATCCTCGGCCGCGTCCTGCTCGGCGTCGGTGTCGGCTTCGCCAACCAGAGCGTGCCGGTCTACCTCTCCGAGATGGCGCCCGCCAGGATGCGCGGCATGCTCAACAACGGTTTCCAACTCATGATCACCCTCGGTATCCTCGCCGCCAACCTCATCAACTACGGCACCGACAAGATCTCCGGCGGGTGGGGCTGGAGAGTCAGCCTCGCGCTCGCGGCGGTGCCCGCGGCCATCATCACCATCGGCTCCCTGTTCCTCCCGGACACGCCTAACTCCCTTCTGGAGCGCGGCAAGCCCGACGAAGCCAGGCGGATGCTCCAGCGCGTACGCGGAACCGACGACGTGGACACCGAGTACCACGACCTGGCGGCAGCGAGCGAGGCGTCCAGCGCCGTGGAGCGGCCGTGGCGCGACATCCTGAGGCGGAAGTACAGGCCGCAGCTGGTGATGGCGGTGGCGATCCCGCTGCTGCAGCAGCTCACGGGCATCAACGTCATCATGTTCTACGCGCCGGTGCTGTTCAAGACGCTCGGCTTCGGCGGCAGCGCGTCGCTCATGTCGGCGGTCATCACCGGCGTCGTCAACCTCGCGGCCACGCTGGTGTCGGTCTTCACGGTGGACAGGCTGGGGCGGCGCGTGCTTTTCCTGCAGGGCGGGGCGCAGATGTTCGCGAGCCAGGTGATTGTCGGCGCGCTCATCGGCGCCAAGCTCGGGTGGAGCGGCGTGGCGGAGATCCCGTCGGGGtacgcggcggcggtggtggtgatgatgtgcGTCTACGTGGCGGGGTTCGCGTGGTCGTGGGGCCCGCTGGGGTGGCTGGTGCCGAGCGAGGTGATGCCGCTGGAGGTGCGGCCGGCGGGGCAGAGCATCACCGTGGCCGCCAACATGCTCATGACCTTCATCGTCGCTCAGGCCTTCCTCCCCATGCTCTGCCGCCTCAAGTTCgtgctgttcttcttcttcgccgcgtGGGTCGCCGCCATGACGCTCTTCGTCGCGCTCTTCGTGCCGGAGACCAAGGGGGTGCCCATCGAAGACATGGCCGACGTGTGGAAGGCGCACTGGTACTGGAGGCGCTTCGTCACGGACGACGATGGTGCCTCCCGACGTGTAGACCTCGAGATGGGCAACACCGTTGCCAAGAACTAG
- the LOC124652467 gene encoding phosphoenolpyruvate/phosphate translocator 1, chloroplastic-like has protein sequence MQSAAAIGLVRPCAARPVLRNPTRLPPARAALRLSSAAAAPRAGLVAGLGRIGLVPASPDHERRSVAAAAAASGKAAAEEPAEEGGAALGKTLQLGVFFGLWYLFNIYFNIYNKQVLKVFPYPINITTVQFAVGTVISLFLWITGILKRPKISGAQLLAILPLAIVHTMGNLFTNMSLGKVAVSFTHTIKAMEPFFSVLLSAMFLGELPTPWVILSLLPIVGGVALASISEASFNWAGFLAAMASNVTFQSRNVLSKKLMLKKEASLDNINLFSIITVMSFFLLAPVTLLTEGVKVTPTFLQTAGLNLQQVYTRSLIAAFCFHAYQQVSYMILARVSPVTHSVGNCVKRVVVIVTSVLFFKTPVSPINSIGTAIALAGVFLYSQLKRLQPKPKAA, from the exons ATGCAGAGCGCGGCGGCCATCGGGCTCGTCCGGCCGTGCGCCGCGCGGCCCGTCCTCAGGAACCCTACCCGCCtcccgcccgcccgcgccgccctccgcctctcctccgccgccgcggcccccCGCGCGGGCCTCGTCGCCGGGCTGGGCCGCATCGGGCTCGTGCCGGCGTCGCCCGACCACGAGAGGAGGAGCGtggccgccgcggccgcggcgtccgggaaggcagccgcggaggagcccgcggAGGAAGGCGGGGCGGCGCTCGGCAAGACGCTGCAGCTCGGCGTCTTCTTCGGCCTCTGGTACCTCTTCAACATCTACttcaacatctacaacaagcaG GTCCTCAAGGTTTTCCCATATCCCATAAACATCACAACAGTTCAGTTTGCTGTTGGAACTGTCATTTCCTTGTTCCTGTGGATCACTGGTATCCTTAAAAGACCAAAGATTTCTGGTGCACAG CTTCTTGCTATCCTCCCTCTGGCTATTGTCCATACGATGGGCAATCTTTTCACAAACATGAGCCTTGGAAAGGTTGCGGTGTCATTTACACATACCATCAAGGCCATGGAGCCTTTCTTCTCTGTTCTCCTTTCAGCAATGTTCCTTggcgag CTGCCCACTCCTTGGGTTATTTTGTCTCTTCTTCCTATTGTTGGTGGCGTTGCATTAGCATCTATTTCCGAAGCTTCTTTTAACTG GGCTGGATTTTTGGCTGCTATGGCTTCAAATGTGACCTTCCAGTCAAGGAATGTCCTCAGCAAGAAGCTTATGCTGAAGAAAGAG GCATCTCTGGACAACATTAATCTCTTCTCTATTATTACCGTCATGTCATTCTTCCTCTTGGCCCCAGTTACCTTGCTGACAGAAGGTGTCAAGGTCACTCCTACGTTTCTGCAGACTGCT GGTCTAAACTTGCAGCAAGTGTACACAAGgtctttgattgctgcattctgtTTCCATGCATACCAACAG GTGTCATACATGATCCTCGCAAGGGTGTCTCCTGTGACACATTCCGTCGGCAACTGTGTGAAGCGTGTGGTGGTTATTGTTACATCCGTTCTGTTCTTCAAGACCCCTGTGTCTCCAATCAACTCTATCG GAACCGCGATCGCTCTTGCTGGAGTTTTCCTCTACTCGCAACTGAAGAGACTTCAGCCCAAGCCCAAGGCTGCTTGA
- the LOC124652769 gene encoding uncharacterized protein LOC124652769, with amino-acid sequence MQPRTPHVQIGRRQRAAMAGLAAQLAAAFAVAALAAVASASSPTSAATGSSASSSSYYAALENRLPAGGGMELVCRALGGLFVTEWSVVPRGRVPRDGKRIVELLVDAERYAWVSCSWAYEGNYVGAMRLLDSRWPEAKRCQDVAAGGGMCRLVFEDDAVRLETPGGGPVRVIGDLPVKRCRRHWLLFSTECTYPDHPHPYAGRLLGNAFEFFGV; translated from the coding sequence ATGCAGCCACGCACGCCGCACGTCCAGATTGGGAGGCGCCAACGTGCGGCAATGGCAGGCCTCGCCGCGCAGCTGGCCGCGGCATTCGCCGTGGCGGCCCTCGCGGCGGTGGCCTCCGCCTCCTCTCCCACCTCGgccgccaccggatcctccgcctcctcctcgtcctacTACGCGGCCTTGGAGAACCGGctgccggcgggcggcggcatgGAGCTCGTGTGCCGAGCGCTGGGCGGCCTCTTCGTCACCGAGTGGAGCGTGGTGCCGCGCGGCCGCGTGCCCCGCGACGGGAAGCGGATCGTGGAGCTCCTGGTGGACGCCGAACGATACGCGTGGGTCAGCTGCAGCTGGGCCTACGAGGGAAACTACGTCGGCGCCATGCGGCTCCTCGACTCGCGGTGGCCGGAGGCGAAGCGGTGCCAGGAcgtcgctgccggcggcggcatgtGCCGCCTCGTGTTCGAGGACGACGCGGTGCGGCTCGAGACGCCCGGAGGGGGCCCGGTCAGGGTCATCGGCGACCTGCCGGTGAAGCGGTGCCGGCGGCACTGGCTGCTGTTCAGCACGGAGTGCACGTACCCGGATCATCCTCACCCCTACGCCGGCCGCCTTCTCGGCAACGCTTTcgagttctttggcgtatga